Proteins encoded within one genomic window of Flavobacterium gilvum:
- a CDS encoding PspC family transcriptional regulator encodes MRAILKLKFFFEKYGFHVSSRLADKLGMRVTNVRLFFIYISFVTVGLGFGVYLTLAFWIRLKDLIRAKRTSVFDL; translated from the coding sequence ATGCGAGCAATTTTAAAACTAAAGTTCTTTTTCGAGAAATACGGGTTTCACGTATCATCCCGCTTGGCTGATAAATTAGGAATGCGTGTGACAAATGTTCGTTTATTTTTTATTTATATTTCGTTTGTTACCGTAGGTTTAGGATTTGGAGTCTATCTTACTTTGGCTTTTTGGATAAGACTAAAAGATTTAATTCGTGCGAAAAGAACTTCAGTATTTGATTTGTAG
- a CDS encoding DUF2851 family protein, which yields MKEDFLHYLWKFKKFDTLNLKTCSQEEIIISNVGQYLELAGPDFFNAQITIGNQKWAGNVEIHVKSSDWYVHNHEKDSGYENVILHVVWEHDSEIFRSNNTEIPVLELKKYVDKETINNYQKLVSPKSWIYCEKQLIEISQFVLINWQERLFFERLQRKSELILVLLQSANNDWEAVLFCLLAKNFGLNTNGEIFLKIAQSIPFSVIRKECFEVENLEALLFGFAGLLDTEKEDTYFNDLKFRYFYLLHKYQIEKSYFEPIQFFKHRPDNFPTIRLSQLANLYHKQQNLFSKIIDLHSLEAIYEVLRVSVAPYWETHYQFDKQSPWKKKTLTQSFMDLIVLNAVIPLQFAYTKSQGKEISEDLIAVLNDVEPEKNSIIDKFGSFGIKAKNAFETQSLLQLKKEYCDRNKCLDCAIGMELLKNN from the coding sequence ATGAAAGAAGATTTTCTCCATTACCTTTGGAAGTTCAAAAAGTTTGATACTTTAAATTTAAAAACTTGTAGCCAAGAGGAAATCATTATCAGTAATGTTGGTCAGTATCTGGAATTGGCAGGCCCCGATTTTTTTAATGCCCAAATTACTATTGGTAATCAAAAATGGGCAGGAAATGTTGAAATTCATGTTAAATCCTCTGATTGGTATGTGCATAATCATGAAAAAGATTCGGGTTATGAGAATGTGATTTTGCATGTGGTTTGGGAACATGATTCCGAAATTTTTAGGAGTAATAACACCGAAATCCCTGTTCTTGAACTTAAAAAATATGTCGACAAGGAGACTATAAATAATTATCAAAAATTGGTTTCTCCAAAATCATGGATTTATTGTGAAAAGCAATTGATTGAAATTTCCCAATTTGTATTGATAAATTGGCAGGAACGTTTGTTTTTTGAGCGTTTACAGCGAAAATCAGAATTAATTTTGGTTTTATTGCAATCGGCCAATAATGATTGGGAAGCGGTTTTGTTTTGTCTTTTGGCAAAGAATTTTGGTTTGAATACAAATGGTGAAATTTTTCTCAAAATTGCTCAGTCCATTCCTTTTTCGGTTATTCGAAAAGAATGTTTTGAAGTAGAAAATCTAGAGGCTTTGTTGTTTGGATTCGCAGGATTACTGGATACAGAAAAAGAGGATACTTATTTCAACGATTTAAAATTTAGGTATTTTTATCTGCTTCACAAATACCAAATCGAGAAAAGCTATTTTGAACCCATTCAGTTTTTTAAACATCGTCCAGATAATTTTCCCACGATTCGACTTTCTCAATTAGCCAACTTATATCACAAACAGCAAAATCTTTTTTCTAAAATAATAGATTTACATTCGCTCGAAGCAATATATGAGGTTTTACGTGTTTCGGTAGCTCCCTATTGGGAAACGCATTATCAGTTTGATAAACAAAGTCCGTGGAAAAAGAAAACTTTGACACAATCTTTTATGGATTTGATTGTTTTGAATGCGGTTATTCCGCTTCAATTTGCCTATACCAAGAGTCAAGGCAAAGAAATCTCCGAAGATTTAATTGCTGTTTTAAATGATGTTGAACCCGAAAAGAATTCTATAATTGATAAGTTTGGTTCGTTTGGAATAAAGGCAAAAAATGCTTTCGAAACGCAATCACTTTTGCAATTAAAAAAAGAATATTGCGATAGGAATAAATGTTTGGATTGTGCTATAGGAATGGAGTTGCTGAAAAATAATTAG